A single window of Selenomonas sputigena DNA harbors:
- a CDS encoding GTP pyrophosphokinase family protein: MESIYGKQGEALPEILGAFRTRIEEISARVKERTGSAPYEHLICRIKSDESMREKCRRKSLPETPQSALCKVHDAIGVRVVCRFIDDVYVVVRALKALSGVTVFEEKDYIRDVKPNGYRSYHMIVSIEAPFEDVEGRNPGHFFVELQLRTLAMDSWASLEHEMMYKHTVKNRKLLAAELKRCADELASCDLSMQTIRNLIRETDVMGEVMA, translated from the coding sequence TTGGAAAGCATCTATGGCAAGCAGGGAGAGGCGCTCCCTGAGATTCTAGGCGCGTTTCGCACGCGCATTGAGGAGATCAGCGCACGCGTCAAGGAGCGCACAGGATCGGCGCCCTACGAGCATCTGATCTGCCGCATCAAGTCGGACGAGAGCATGCGCGAGAAGTGCCGCCGCAAAAGCCTGCCCGAAACGCCGCAGTCGGCTCTCTGCAAGGTGCATGACGCCATCGGCGTTCGCGTCGTCTGCCGCTTCATCGATGACGTCTACGTCGTCGTGCGTGCGCTCAAGGCGCTTTCGGGCGTGACGGTCTTCGAGGAGAAGGACTACATTCGCGACGTGAAGCCGAACGGCTATCGCAGTTACCACATGATCGTTTCGATCGAAGCGCCGTTCGAAGATGTGGAAGGGAGGAACCCCGGGCATTTCTTTGTGGAATTGCAGCTTCGCACGCTCGCCATGGATTCCTGGGCGAGTTTGGAGCACGAGATGATGTACAAGCACACGGTCAAGAATCGCAAACTGTTGGCGGCGGAGCTCAAACGCTGCGCCGATGAGCTTGCCTCGTGCGACCTTTCGATGCAGACGATCCGCAACTTGATTCGAGAGACTGATGTGATGGGCGAGGTGATGGCATGA
- a CDS encoding FtsW/RodA/SpoVE family cell cycle protein, which yields MERQEAAEEKGKKSFWVSDMEAVLAIFIVLLVFGSINVFSSSFILAETTFGTPYFFLQRQLFNLAAGFFCFFLGCRVNYHRWRAWIVPVVIITILSLIAVLLVGAEVNGSKRWLGTAGFQIQPAEIAKLVSLMLISAYAAYRVRNDKPIDILFPNPQYLLVLFMGLLIELEPDGGTMFIVIFVPFMLLCIAGLQKTKVLTTVAIFAAAGTALSILQPYRLARLKVLLDPWADSQGIGYQTVQSLSAIGSGGLTGMGLGMGVSKYSYLPEAHTDFAFAIFSQETGFLGVILVLVLYSAFTVYGARIANAASDAYGQFLATGILLLISGQAVINLLMVGGLLPVIGVPLPFISYGGTSLMISMASVGILLNIGQHGTGASNRSKLREALERDVAKKKAERHLRLVKK from the coding sequence ATGGAAAGACAGGAAGCCGCAGAAGAAAAGGGCAAGAAGAGCTTCTGGGTCAGCGATATGGAGGCGGTGCTCGCCATCTTCATCGTGCTCCTCGTCTTCGGCAGCATCAACGTGTTCAGCTCAAGCTTCATCTTGGCGGAAACGACGTTCGGCACGCCGTACTTCTTCTTGCAGCGTCAGCTTTTCAATCTTGCGGCGGGCTTCTTCTGCTTCTTTCTTGGCTGCCGCGTGAATTACCATCGCTGGCGTGCGTGGATCGTGCCCGTCGTCATAATCACGATCCTCTCGCTCATCGCAGTCCTTCTCGTGGGCGCGGAGGTCAACGGCTCGAAGCGTTGGCTCGGCACGGCAGGTTTTCAGATTCAGCCAGCGGAAATTGCGAAGCTCGTTTCCCTGATGCTCATTTCTGCTTATGCGGCATACCGTGTGCGAAATGACAAGCCCATCGACATTCTCTTCCCGAATCCGCAGTATCTGCTCGTCCTCTTCATGGGATTGTTGATCGAGCTGGAGCCGGACGGCGGCACGATGTTCATCGTCATCTTCGTGCCTTTCATGCTCCTTTGCATTGCAGGGCTTCAAAAGACGAAGGTGCTGACGACAGTCGCCATCTTCGCGGCGGCGGGCACGGCACTGTCCATCCTGCAGCCGTACCGCCTTGCACGCCTCAAGGTTCTGCTCGATCCGTGGGCGGATTCGCAGGGCATCGGCTATCAGACGGTGCAGTCTCTGTCCGCCATCGGCTCGGGCGGCCTCACGGGCATGGGGCTTGGCATGGGCGTGAGCAAGTACAGCTACCTGCCCGAGGCGCATACGGATTTCGCCTTCGCCATATTCAGCCAGGAGACGGGGTTTCTGGGCGTCATTCTCGTGCTCGTGCTCTACTCGGCATTCACCGTCTATGGTGCGCGCATCGCAAATGCCGCCTCTGACGCTTACGGACAGTTTCTCGCTACGGGCATCCTGCTGCTCATCAGCGGTCAGGCGGTCATCAACCTTCTGATGGTCGGCGGCCTCCTGCCTGTCATCGGCGTGCCGCTGCCTTTCATCAGCTACGGCGGCACATCGCTGATGATCAGCATGGCGAGCGTCGGCATCCTCTTGAACATTGGACAGCACGGCACGGGCGCGTCGAACCGCAGCAAGCTCCGGGAAGCCTTGGAGCGCGATGTGGCGAAGAAGAAAGCGGAGCGTCATCTGCGTCTCGTGAAGAAGTAG
- the queF gene encoding preQ(1) synthase → MSRTSDEMKGVTHLGEKNTQYAADYAPELLETFENKHPDKDYWVKFNCPEFTSLCPITGQPDFATITISYVPERRMVESKSLKLYLFSFRNHGDFHEDVVNIILKDLVRLMEPRYIEVWGKFLPRGGISIDPYTNYGRPGTKYEKLAEKRFFEHDLYFMEKVDNR, encoded by the coding sequence ATGTCACGCACGAGCGATGAGATGAAGGGCGTCACGCATCTCGGCGAAAAGAACACGCAGTATGCGGCAGACTATGCGCCTGAGCTTTTGGAAACCTTTGAGAACAAGCATCCCGACAAGGATTACTGGGTCAAGTTCAACTGCCCCGAGTTCACGAGCCTCTGTCCGATTACGGGGCAGCCGGATTTCGCGACGATCACGATCTCCTACGTGCCCGAGCGGCGCATGGTCGAGAGCAAGTCGCTGAAGCTCTATCTCTTCAGCTTCCGCAATCACGGTGACTTCCACGAGGACGTCGTGAACATCATCCTCAAGGATCTCGTGCGGCTCATGGAGCCGCGCTACATCGAGGTCTGGGGCAAATTTCTGCCTCGCGGCGGCATCTCCATCGATCCGTATACGAATTACGGCAGGCCGGGCACGAAGTATGAGAAGCTCGCCGAAAAGCGCTTCTTCGAGCATGACCTCTACTTCATGGAAAAGGTGGACAACCGATGA
- a CDS encoding sigma 54-interacting transcriptional regulator — MIREQRSREKLEAYYQRFRDEGEIDVNVHPWVAEAWRESRRLGVPSMGTEPKRVLSAEDFCALQKKHAPAIDCLLQLTEGVQEFFARYGLSLLLLDAEALVLKSCTLPFMRLPPGKVEGSRLGIEEIGASSISIAKEKRVPFWVFGPEIWREASHESDACTAPVLVSGELRYLVNIVVDDPKLVPQDAVIAQLLLIARSLEAALARDLRLQAQEAILDAAPFAVYHILPSGEVAYANRLGLERLTRIGARDQATSRLSNLNDIVLNYRHTPIYQGFSGTPCYNKEVTWITEAKTYEDVTTVVPIESPVTREVNGVVTVSMPIEDLRMLVAHTAGYTAKYSLATMAGKGQAFQALREKALRVARGKNHVLLQGEGGTGKQRLAHGIHQASARAAGPLISFRCGDVQPELLDEELFGAAVSPDVSRPGKLELAFGGTLFLDEIEKLPKKTAAALAAALREGKAHRLGETVVRPIDVRIIADCDGDLKRLTERGLFDRSLYDIVSRSVIRMPALRNRREDIPLLAEQIICELAEQHRMERKRLLPETLTILEEYDWPGNIKQMQSILEQAFFHTEGVAISPENINLMGDVKPDDDWKTDREIFLRAWQAAGGNVSRLANLLDVSRVTLYRYLKKFQLEKV; from the coding sequence ATGATACGGGAGCAGCGCAGCAGGGAGAAGCTTGAGGCGTATTACCAGAGGTTTCGCGACGAAGGAGAGATTGATGTCAACGTGCATCCGTGGGTGGCCGAGGCGTGGCGTGAGAGCAGGCGGCTCGGTGTGCCGTCGATGGGGACGGAGCCGAAGCGTGTGCTTTCTGCGGAGGATTTTTGTGCACTGCAGAAAAAGCATGCCCCTGCCATCGACTGCCTTCTGCAGCTGACGGAGGGCGTGCAGGAGTTCTTTGCGCGTTACGGCTTGAGTCTCTTGCTGCTCGATGCCGAGGCGCTCGTCTTGAAGAGCTGCACGCTGCCCTTCATGCGTCTGCCTCCCGGCAAGGTCGAAGGCTCGCGCCTTGGTATCGAAGAGATCGGCGCTTCGAGCATCAGCATAGCGAAGGAGAAGCGTGTGCCGTTTTGGGTCTTCGGGCCGGAGATTTGGCGCGAGGCGTCTCACGAAAGCGATGCCTGTACAGCGCCCGTCCTCGTCAGCGGCGAACTGCGCTATCTCGTGAACATCGTCGTGGACGATCCGAAGCTCGTGCCGCAGGATGCCGTCATCGCTCAGCTTCTGCTCATCGCGCGTTCGCTTGAGGCCGCCTTGGCGCGCGACCTCAGACTGCAGGCGCAGGAGGCAATCTTGGATGCCGCGCCGTTCGCCGTCTATCATATCCTGCCGAGCGGCGAGGTCGCTTACGCGAACCGCTTGGGATTGGAGCGTCTCACGCGCATCGGAGCGCGCGATCAGGCGACGAGCCGTCTGTCGAACCTTAACGACATCGTTTTGAATTATCGTCACACGCCGATCTATCAGGGATTCAGCGGCACGCCCTGCTACAACAAGGAGGTCACATGGATCACGGAGGCGAAGACGTATGAGGACGTCACGACCGTCGTGCCGATCGAAAGCCCTGTGACGCGCGAGGTCAATGGCGTCGTGACCGTTTCCATGCCCATTGAGGATCTTAGAATGCTCGTCGCGCACACGGCGGGCTATACGGCGAAGTACAGCCTCGCCACGATGGCAGGCAAGGGACAGGCGTTCCAAGCGCTGCGTGAAAAAGCGCTGCGCGTGGCGAGGGGAAAGAATCATGTGCTGCTGCAGGGCGAGGGCGGCACGGGCAAGCAGCGTCTGGCGCACGGCATACATCAGGCGTCGGCGCGCGCGGCGGGGCCTTTGATTTCCTTCCGCTGCGGCGATGTGCAGCCGGAACTTCTGGACGAAGAGCTTTTCGGCGCGGCGGTTTCCCCCGATGTCAGCCGTCCCGGCAAATTGGAGCTTGCCTTTGGCGGCACGCTCTTTCTCGATGAGATCGAGAAGCTGCCGAAGAAGACCGCGGCCGCTCTCGCGGCGGCTCTGCGCGAGGGCAAGGCGCATCGTCTCGGCGAGACGGTCGTGCGCCCCATCGACGTGCGGATCATCGCCGACTGTGACGGTGATCTCAAGCGCTTGACGGAGCGAGGCCTCTTCGACCGAAGTCTCTACGACATCGTTTCACGCAGCGTCATACGCATGCCGGCGCTGCGCAACCGACGCGAGGATATCCCCCTGCTCGCCGAGCAGATTATCTGCGAGCTAGCCGAGCAGCACCGCATGGAGAGGAAGCGGCTTCTGCCGGAGACGCTGACGATTCTTGAAGAGTACGATTGGCCCGGCAACATCAAGCAGATGCAGAGCATCTTGGAGCAGGCGTTCTTCCATACGGAGGGCGTGGCGATTTCGCCCGAGAACATCAATCTCATGGGCGACGTCAAGCCCGATGATGACTGGAAGACGGATCGGGAAATATTCCTGCGTGCATGGCAGGCGGCGGGCGGCAACGTCAGCCGCTTGGCGAATCTTCTCGATGTCAGCCGCGTCACGCTGTATCGCTATTTGAAGAAGTTTCAGTTGGAAAAAGTGTAA
- a CDS encoding cob(I)yrinic acid a,c-diamide adenosyltransferase, with the protein MIEVYTGAGKGKTTAAIGLAVRALGAGLRVYIMQFMKSLAYSEQKVLQGFAPQLALYTTGKPFFIAKEGMLTEEERAAWGEDVVVFPEGEPPADYLRLMQDGFAEAAAAARSGAWDVVILDELNVALFFELISREAVESLLNDLPPEREVVLTGRNAPDWLIARADLVTEMREVRHYYAKGVAARKGIEN; encoded by the coding sequence ATGATCGAGGTCTATACGGGCGCGGGCAAGGGCAAGACGACGGCGGCGATCGGCCTCGCCGTACGTGCCCTAGGTGCAGGGCTTCGCGTCTACATCATGCAGTTCATGAAGAGCCTCGCCTACAGCGAGCAGAAAGTTCTGCAGGGATTCGCACCGCAGCTTGCGCTCTATACGACGGGCAAACCGTTCTTTATCGCGAAGGAAGGCATGCTGACAGAAGAGGAGCGTGCGGCATGGGGAGAAGACGTCGTCGTATTCCCTGAGGGTGAGCCGCCCGCTGACTACCTGAGGCTGATGCAGGACGGCTTCGCCGAGGCTGCCGCAGCTGCACGCTCGGGCGCTTGGGACGTCGTCATCCTCGACGAGCTGAACGTGGCTCTCTTCTTCGAACTCATCTCGCGTGAGGCAGTCGAGTCCCTGCTCAATGATCTGCCGCCCGAGCGAGAGGTCGTCCTGACGGGCAGGAATGCGCCCGATTGGCTGATCGCGCGAGCCGACCTCGTCACGGAGATGCGGGAAGTGCGCCACTATTATGCGAAGGGCGTGGCGGCGCGCAAGGGCATAGAGAATTGA
- a CDS encoding ATP-binding protein has product MTGVRGDFVEQIVAESGSFLNTAVAFANGRGGRIIFYGESGRGFSAEAELIPCIDEITQKIFDSCEPRIFPRVGVELQDGRQVVVVEIFPGMEKPYFVKELGMMDGTYVRVGGATRLAEPYQVQELLLSGTNSSADQLAAESTVSDVEIEEFCRMMYGEAEKRRADDDVVRLQKEDLLAWKLLREEEGECRATGGWHLLAGTAEELFPEGFIQCAEYLGATRLDFVGGEEFAGSLTEQVDGAADYVQERLLARGVKARGLEELPEGLMRRLLARAVCQRNYAAPGRIALVLYEDRLEITVPGLLEEDMTIWKLKTGFSKIRNRAIAAAFLYMGMMTGFQSILPELYRAAKRARLPEPAVITLGDSVRINLYCRAEEEAQQHEGVVEETELVQTAEAAEESEPVQEQELVGEAELMQDVEAAEKEESVQNQELVVEAELVQDVEPVEIVEPVQEQEPVEETELAEEAESVQEVEHIEEAEPAQEVEHIEETEPIEEAEPVGEAESIREEEPLPEEIEEEQAPLQEESGAGDVLASGTSLEDGQDASLVQEVEADHEPDFEPAPELKLELESLADLKADDVALEEEPAEPREEKVSAGQQELSFDVEESAEAMAEESAKEIVKEVLEKPVEVSSEESMEERLLHVIRENPKVTQKALKEALGVSIATVKRMTTALHKAGVIERTGTNRSGEWHILKD; this is encoded by the coding sequence ATGACGGGGGTTCGCGGCGATTTCGTGGAGCAGATCGTGGCGGAGAGCGGATCTTTTTTGAATACGGCCGTGGCTTTTGCGAACGGACGAGGCGGACGCATCATTTTCTACGGTGAAAGCGGCAGGGGCTTTTCAGCAGAGGCGGAGCTCATTCCGTGCATAGATGAGATCACGCAGAAGATTTTCGACAGCTGCGAGCCGCGCATTTTTCCGCGTGTCGGTGTGGAACTGCAAGATGGACGGCAGGTCGTCGTCGTGGAGATTTTCCCCGGTATGGAAAAGCCGTATTTCGTCAAGGAATTGGGCATGATGGATGGCACCTATGTGCGCGTCGGCGGCGCGACGCGCCTCGCTGAGCCGTATCAGGTGCAGGAGCTTCTTCTTTCGGGCACGAACAGCAGCGCCGATCAGCTCGCGGCCGAGAGCACGGTCAGTGATGTGGAAATCGAGGAATTCTGCCGCATGATGTACGGCGAGGCGGAGAAACGCCGCGCTGATGATGATGTCGTGCGCCTGCAGAAGGAGGATCTCCTGGCATGGAAGCTTCTTCGTGAGGAGGAGGGCGAGTGCCGCGCGACGGGCGGCTGGCATCTGCTCGCAGGAACGGCGGAGGAACTTTTTCCCGAGGGCTTCATCCAGTGCGCCGAGTATCTTGGTGCGACGCGCCTTGATTTCGTCGGCGGCGAAGAGTTTGCCGGTTCTCTGACGGAGCAGGTGGACGGTGCGGCGGACTATGTGCAGGAGCGTCTTTTGGCGCGGGGTGTCAAGGCGCGCGGCTTGGAGGAGCTTCCGGAAGGTCTCATGCGCCGTCTGCTTGCTCGCGCTGTCTGCCAGAGGAACTATGCGGCGCCGGGACGCATCGCCCTCGTGCTTTACGAGGATCGCTTGGAAATCACCGTACCGGGATTGCTGGAAGAGGACATGACGATCTGGAAGCTCAAGACGGGCTTCTCCAAGATACGCAACCGCGCGATTGCGGCGGCGTTCCTCTACATGGGCATGATGACGGGATTCCAGAGCATCCTGCCCGAGCTTTATCGTGCGGCGAAGCGGGCGCGCTTGCCCGAGCCCGCCGTCATCACGCTCGGCGATTCCGTGCGCATCAATCTCTATTGCCGTGCCGAGGAAGAGGCACAGCAGCACGAAGGTGTTGTCGAGGAAACTGAACTTGTGCAGACTGCTGAGGCCGCTGAGGAGTCTGAGCCTGTCCAAGAGCAGGAACTTGTCGGTGAAGCCGAACTCATGCAGGATGTTGAGGCCGCTGAGAAAGAGGAGTCTGTCCAAAATCAGGAGCTTGTCGTCGAAGCTGAACTCGTGCAGGATGTTGAACCTGTTGAGATCGTGGAGCCTGTTCAAGAGCAGGAGCCTGTCGAGGAAACGGAGCTTGCAGAGGAAGCTGAATCTGTGCAGGAAGTTGAGCATATAGAAGAAGCTGAACCTGCGCAGGAAGTTGAGCATATAGAAGAAACTGAACCTATAGAAGAAGCTGAACCTGTAGGAGAAGCTGAATCTATCCGGGAAGAAGAGCCTTTACCGGAGGAAATAGAGGAAGAGCAGGCGCCGTTGCAGGAAGAAAGCGGCGCAGGCGATGTTTTGGCATCCGGGACTTCGCTGGAAGATGGACAAGATGCGAGCCTTGTTCAAGAAGTGGAAGCCGATCATGAGCCGGATTTTGAGCCTGCGCCCGAGCTGAAGCTTGAACTTGAATCCCTTGCGGATCTCAAGGCGGATGATGTCGCCCTTGAGGAAGAGCCGGCAGAGCCGCGGGAAGAAAAGGTGAGCGCGGGGCAGCAGGAGCTTTCTTTCGATGTGGAAGAGTCTGCAGAAGCGATGGCGGAGGAATCTGCCAAAGAAATCGTGAAAGAAGTTTTGGAAAAGCCTGTGGAGGTTTCTTCAGAAGAATCTATGGAGGAAAGGCTTCTCCATGTGATTCGTGAGAATCCCAAGGTCACGCAGAAGGCCTTGAAGGAAGCGCTCGGCGTATCGATCGCCACGGTCAAGCGCATGACGACGGCACTGCACAAGGCGGGCGTCATCGAGCGCACAGGAACGAATCGCAGTGGCGAGTGGCATATCCTCAAGGATTGA
- a CDS encoding response regulator transcription factor — MKLLLAEDEKDMAAALVAVLEHSGYEVDAVRDGRAALALAHKGTYACMVFDVMMPVMDGVTALKELRAAGDTTPVLLLTAKAEVGDRIEGLDAGADDYLPKPFAMGELLARLRSLTRRAEVYAPAELSLGSVTLDVGKQELAAKSAVRLARKETQLMQLLMMNAGKCVTTSEIYERVWQGAEEGADIVWVYISYLRQKLKAIHGDVAIRGEQGGSYTICEVG; from the coding sequence ATGAAGCTCCTGCTGGCGGAAGATGAAAAGGATATGGCGGCGGCGCTCGTCGCAGTTCTGGAGCATTCGGGCTACGAGGTCGACGCTGTTCGCGACGGCAGGGCGGCTCTGGCGCTCGCGCACAAAGGCACTTACGCCTGCATGGTCTTCGATGTGATGATGCCCGTGATGGACGGCGTGACGGCCTTGAAAGAGCTGCGTGCGGCGGGCGATACAACGCCCGTCCTGCTGCTGACGGCGAAGGCGGAAGTCGGCGACCGCATCGAGGGGCTTGACGCGGGGGCGGACGACTACCTGCCCAAGCCTTTCGCGATGGGGGAGCTGCTCGCACGTCTGCGTTCCTTGACGCGCCGCGCCGAAGTCTATGCGCCCGCCGAGCTGTCGCTCGGCTCGGTCACGCTCGACGTCGGAAAGCAGGAACTGGCGGCGAAGAGCGCCGTGCGCCTTGCGAGAAAGGAGACGCAGCTTATGCAGCTCTTGATGATGAATGCGGGAAAGTGCGTCACGACGTCGGAGATTTACGAGCGCGTGTGGCAGGGAGCGGAAGAGGGCGCGGACATCGTCTGGGTCTACATCTCCTACCTGCGACAGAAACTCAAGGCGATTCATGGCGACGTTGCGATTCGCGGTGAGCAGGGGGGAAGCTACACGATCTGCGAGGTGGGCTAG
- the trmB gene encoding tRNA (guanosine(46)-N7)-methyltransferase TrmB — protein MRLRRKPWVDEAIHAYDDFVYPKDRPAGEAERGRWKEIFGREAPLFVELGTGKGDFIRQMAERSPEVNFIGIEKQQDVLIAAAKKVREKELKNVRLLVFDIAQLEKIFAPGEVDRFFVNFCDPWPKARHAKRRLTHHSFLARYKELLVPGGKLVFKTDNRALFDFSLEEFREMGLSLHDVSYDLHSEARPDNVMTEYEKKFSGKGEKINRCEVTFA, from the coding sequence GTGCGACTGCGCAGGAAGCCGTGGGTGGATGAGGCCATTCACGCATACGATGATTTTGTCTATCCGAAGGATCGCCCGGCGGGCGAGGCGGAAAGGGGACGTTGGAAGGAGATCTTCGGACGCGAGGCGCCGCTCTTTGTCGAACTTGGCACGGGCAAGGGCGATTTCATCCGTCAGATGGCGGAGCGCTCCCCTGAGGTCAATTTCATCGGCATCGAGAAGCAGCAGGATGTGCTCATCGCGGCGGCGAAGAAGGTGCGCGAGAAGGAGCTGAAGAATGTGCGCCTGCTCGTCTTCGACATCGCCCAGCTTGAGAAAATTTTTGCGCCGGGGGAAGTCGATCGTTTCTTTGTGAACTTCTGCGATCCGTGGCCCAAGGCGCGTCATGCGAAGCGCCGCCTCACGCACCACAGTTTTCTCGCTCGCTACAAGGAACTCCTCGTGCCCGGCGGCAAGCTTGTCTTTAAGACGGACAACCGCGCGCTCTTCGACTTTTCTTTGGAGGAGTTCCGCGAGATGGGGCTTTCGCTGCACGACGTTTCCTATGATCTGCACAGCGAGGCACGTCCCGACAACGTGATGACGGAGTATGAAAAGAAATTCAGCGGCAAGGGTGAGAAGATCAACCGCTGCGAGGTCACGTTCGCGTGA
- a CDS encoding GGDEF and EAL domain-containing protein: MRRAPRTALSPLLKRLKIYFDVLKRTTSGYLYVVDLQNKVAMTSPNIVRDFGIPAETMGFSAFRQAWQEIMHPTERENVTKVFDDVLQGHTREGCVEFRARTRKDDYEWIECRCAAALDHEGKRTLYAGIFRLMGQRIRADAVTGLLNKYQLEQRMKAALDEARETGRGGALMILGIDNFKIVNEAYNRAFGDQVLREVAKRIKKILSTDFRLYKLDGDEFGIVYPGADEADVETLYRSIQTALLKPQQINEHKYFCTVSGGTVFFPQFGKDYLVLHKYAEAALTLAKQGGKNKNCIFSKELYNRWLRSLTAREDIRRSVEDGCRGFSLCFQPQVGAENRRIIGAEALLRWQNSKGRMVAPMEFIPLLEESQLMIPVGKWIADTAVRICREWQKIVPDFCMSINLSYVQLRDPSFKEAVRECIERYGVDPASIVLELTEHTVISDWDFINRQFASLREYGLKIAMDDFGTGCSSLAMFKNLSCDIVKIDRAFVKQILWSDFDRRIVDYTVELCHSMGMKVCIEGVETQEEYDLLAKTCKVDSIQGYLFGRPETKEGFEEKFLMRQEAHGKEQLCHARAMR, encoded by the coding sequence ATGCGCCGAGCACCTAGAACTGCATTGAGTCCGCTTTTGAAGCGGCTGAAGATTTATTTTGATGTGCTGAAGAGGACGACGTCCGGCTATCTTTATGTGGTGGATCTGCAAAATAAGGTGGCGATGACGTCGCCGAACATCGTGCGGGATTTCGGCATACCTGCGGAAACGATGGGATTTTCTGCTTTTCGCCAGGCTTGGCAGGAGATCATGCATCCGACGGAGCGCGAAAACGTCACGAAGGTCTTTGACGATGTGCTGCAGGGGCACACGAGAGAGGGCTGTGTTGAGTTTCGCGCGAGGACGCGCAAGGACGACTACGAGTGGATCGAGTGTCGCTGCGCTGCTGCGCTCGACCATGAGGGAAAGAGGACGCTCTATGCGGGAATCTTTCGGCTCATGGGACAGCGCATCCGTGCGGACGCCGTCACGGGACTTTTGAACAAGTACCAGCTGGAGCAGCGCATGAAGGCGGCGCTTGACGAGGCGCGCGAGACGGGCAGGGGCGGCGCACTGATGATTCTTGGCATCGACAATTTTAAGATCGTCAACGAAGCCTACAACCGCGCCTTTGGCGATCAGGTTCTACGCGAGGTTGCAAAGCGCATCAAGAAGATCCTCTCGACGGATTTCCGGCTCTATAAGCTCGACGGTGACGAGTTCGGCATCGTTTATCCGGGGGCGGATGAGGCGGATGTTGAAACTCTCTACCGGAGTATACAGACGGCTCTCTTGAAGCCGCAGCAGATTAACGAACACAAGTATTTCTGCACGGTGTCGGGCGGCACGGTGTTCTTCCCGCAGTTCGGCAAGGACTACCTCGTGCTGCACAAGTATGCGGAAGCGGCGCTGACCTTGGCGAAGCAGGGGGGCAAGAACAAGAACTGCATCTTCTCGAAGGAGCTTTACAACCGCTGGCTGCGCTCTTTGACGGCGCGCGAGGACATACGCCGCTCGGTGGAGGACGGCTGCCGCGGCTTCAGCCTGTGCTTTCAGCCGCAGGTGGGGGCGGAAAACCGGCGCATCATCGGTGCGGAAGCCCTGCTGCGCTGGCAGAATTCCAAGGGGCGCATGGTCGCGCCTATGGAGTTCATCCCTCTGCTGGAAGAGTCGCAGCTGATGATTCCCGTCGGCAAGTGGATTGCCGATACGGCAGTGCGCATCTGTCGTGAGTGGCAGAAGATTGTTCCCGATTTCTGCATGAGCATCAACCTTTCCTATGTGCAGCTGCGCGACCCGTCCTTCAAGGAGGCTGTCAGGGAATGTATTGAGCGCTATGGCGTAGATCCGGCGAGCATCGTTTTGGAGCTTACGGAGCACACGGTCATCTCGGACTGGGATTTCATCAATCGTCAGTTTGCCTCTCTGCGCGAGTATGGCCTGAAGATCGCCATGGACGATTTCGGCACGGGCTGTTCCTCCTTGGCGATGTTCAAGAACCTCTCGTGCGACATCGTGAAGATCGACCGGGCCTTCGTCAAGCAGATCTTGTGGTCGGACTTCGATCGCCGCATCGTGGACTACACGGTGGAGCTTTGCCACAGCATGGGCATGAAGGTCTGCATCGAGGGTGTGGAAACGCAGGAGGAGTATGATCTTCTGGCAAAGACGTGCAAGGTCGATTCCATTCAGGGCTATCTCTTCGGACGGCCGGAAACAAAGGAAGGATTCGAGGAAAAATTTTTGATGCGTCAAGAAGCGCACGGAAAGGAGCAGCTATGTCACGCACGAGCGATGAGATGA